In the Tepidimicrobium xylanilyticum genome, one interval contains:
- a CDS encoding sensor histidine kinase — protein sequence MIMFQNLLSRVGLIMLLSFIMTRMKPFRRLVAKQNIDFRDKMLLAFIFGLYGIIGTYTGIPIRGAIANARVIGVFVGGLLGGPIVGTLSGLIAGGHRYLIDIGGFTAFSCSLSTFTEGIMAGFLKKGIDKTDNKMLFALVTGMVAEVWQMLIIITFSKPFSDALELVKIIGLPMIVANGLGIAVCISIIHSVIKDLERAEASQAQLALKIANKTLKYFRKGLNEKTALEVVKIIKNMTGVKAVAITDKEKILAHVGLGEEHHLAGSPIRTNLTKEVIQNGRCIIANSKEEIDCDNSKCELKSAIIIPLMEGDKVVGTLKMYKDQENSITQVESALALGLGQLFSTQLELSKIDYQSELLAKSELKALQAQINPHFLFNAINTIVSLIRTQPDNARRLLIHLSNYFRNNLQESNNEVDLYKELENIKSYLEIEKARFGDKLNIVFDIPDKIDCILPPLLLQPLVENAVKHGIFEKVDGGTVQIKAIDNGRETELIVEDDGIGMSEELLSSLLNDQVSTGIGLNNVNNRLKAMYGKEYGLIIESKIGQGTRVKMRIPKKERRLAV from the coding sequence ATGATTATGTTTCAAAACCTACTCAGTCGGGTAGGACTAATTATGTTACTGTCCTTCATAATGACTCGAATGAAGCCTTTTAGAAGATTAGTTGCTAAACAGAATATAGATTTTAGGGATAAAATGCTCTTAGCCTTCATTTTTGGCCTTTATGGAATTATCGGGACCTATACCGGAATACCAATAAGAGGAGCTATTGCTAATGCGAGAGTAATAGGAGTTTTTGTAGGTGGATTATTAGGAGGACCTATAGTTGGGACCTTATCAGGGCTCATAGCAGGAGGTCATAGATATTTAATAGATATTGGTGGTTTTACCGCTTTTTCTTGTTCACTTTCCACCTTTACAGAAGGGATCATGGCTGGATTCTTGAAAAAGGGAATAGACAAGACGGATAATAAAATGCTCTTTGCCTTAGTAACGGGAATGGTGGCTGAAGTATGGCAGATGCTCATAATAATAACATTCTCAAAACCCTTCTCTGATGCATTAGAGCTTGTGAAGATAATTGGTTTGCCAATGATTGTTGCTAATGGACTAGGAATAGCAGTCTGTATATCCATAATCCATAGTGTAATTAAAGACTTGGAAAGAGCAGAAGCATCCCAAGCTCAACTAGCATTAAAAATAGCAAATAAGACATTAAAGTATTTTAGGAAGGGATTAAACGAAAAGACAGCCTTGGAAGTAGTCAAAATCATCAAGAATATGACAGGGGTAAAAGCCGTTGCCATTACAGATAAAGAAAAGATATTGGCCCATGTTGGCTTAGGAGAAGAACATCATCTAGCTGGTAGCCCTATTAGGACTAATTTGACAAAAGAAGTAATACAAAATGGTCGCTGTATTATTGCCAACAGCAAGGAGGAAATTGATTGTGATAATTCAAAATGCGAGCTTAAATCTGCGATAATAATCCCTTTAATGGAAGGGGATAAAGTAGTAGGTACTTTGAAAATGTATAAAGATCAAGAAAATTCTATTACACAAGTGGAATCTGCACTAGCTTTAGGGTTAGGCCAGCTATTTTCTACCCAATTAGAACTTAGCAAAATTGATTATCAGTCGGAATTGCTAGCAAAATCTGAACTAAAAGCTTTACAAGCCCAGATTAATCCCCATTTTCTATTTAATGCTATTAACACAATAGTCTCTCTAATAAGAACTCAGCCTGATAATGCTAGGAGATTATTAATCCATTTAAGCAATTATTTTAGAAACAATCTTCAAGAGAGCAACAATGAAGTAGATTTATATAAAGAATTGGAGAATATAAAATCATATTTAGAGATCGAAAAGGCTAGATTTGGGGATAAGTTAAACATAGTCTTTGATATTCCAGATAAGATTGATTGCATCTTACCTCCATTATTATTGCAGCCATTGGTGGAAAATGCCGTTAAGCATGGTATTTTTGAAAAGGTTGACGGAGGAACAGTACAGATCAAAGCTATAGATAATGGTCGAGAAACGGAGTTGATAGTGGAGGATGACGGAATAGGAATGAGCGAGGAGCTATTGTCTTCTTTACTCAATGACCAAGTTTCTACTGGAATAGGACTTAATAATGTAAACAACAGATTAAAAGCCATGTATGGCAAAGAGTATGGATTAATAATAGAAAGTAAGATAGGTCAGGGTACAAGAGTGAAGATGAGGATTCCTAAAAAGGAGAGGAGGTTAGCAGTATGA